The segment AAGGTTTTAGTTGAGGGTTGTGCTAATTTAAGAAGAATAGTATTGATAAATGCGAGTGTAGAGGGGCTCGGTTATTTGGGTGAAAAGTGTGAAACTTTGCAAGAGTTGGAATTGCATTTCTCTGATGACTTTGCATTGAAGGGATTATTTGGCTGTAGGAATTTGCAGATACTGAAATTGGTTGGTTGTATTGATGGATTATATAATTCCATGGTTTCAGATATAGGGTTGACAATTTTAGCTCAAGGGTGTCCGCGTTTACTGAAGCTTGAGCTGGTAGGATGTGAGGGAAGTTATGATGGGATCAAAGCAATTGGGCAGTGCTGTCAGATGCTTGAAGAATTGATACTTTGTGATCATAGGATGGATGGTGGGTGGTTGTCTGCTTTGTCATTTTGCAGCAACTTGAAAACTTTGAAGCTTCAGCATTGTAAGGTTCTAGATTCATGTCCTGGTCCTGATGAGCACTTGGGTTCTTGTTCTACTCTCGATGAGCTACATTTACATCAGTGTCAATTACGGGATAAGCAAGGTGTGAGAGCATTGTTTCTGGTTTGTGGGACTGTCCGAGAGCTTGTCTTTGGGGATTGTTGGGGATTAGAAAACACTATATTTGCTGCTGCAAGTGTTTGTCGGTACGAACACATATTTATTCTATTTATGTATTGTATATGCATTTCTAACTTAAACAGAATctgataaatttaaaattgatgtattatattgttaatGAGTGCATGTAGAAATGGAAGACTTGCTGAATGGATAAGGAAATTTTCATCTTTAACAATTGAATGACCAACTTTTTTGGCGAGAAATTATCTGTTTGCAAACATAGAAAATAGGTGCATTTCTTTAAAAGGATTTGTACCCAAACAGCAGAAGAGACTTCTATAGTCCTTTGCTTATTAAATTCTGTGTTATAAATCTCAGAGAAAAAGGAGGCAACGAACAATGTAGTGATGAGAtaaattacaacaacaacaaacccaATGTAATATCACAAATGGGATcagggagggtagagtgtacgcaTACCTTAACCCTACCTTGAGAAGGTTGAGAGGCTGCTTTCAGTAGACCCTTGGTGGGGTCAGAGAGGTAGATAAATTATCATCATTTAATGCACAAAGTGTTCCAAAATCAGTTTGACACCTAAAATTTCTTTCTACAGtatctaatatttaataagtTGACTGCTTTtctctaaagaaaaaaaaccgAGTCAAATTCGTCTTTTATGGCTAATTTGATGCAGAgcacttattttttaaacagAAGATTGCATCTAGCTTGTCCATGAACTCTATAAGTAGAATGATAACATAATAAATGTGGTGACACTTCCAAGATTAATgggaacttttttcttttctaggaGCCTGAGAAATCTCTCTTTGGAAGGATGCTCATTGCTCACGACGGAAGGATTAGATTCGGTAGTTCAGTCATGGAAAGAGCTTGAAAGGCTTAA is part of the Solanum lycopersicum chromosome 1, SLM_r2.1 genome and harbors:
- the LOC101247473 gene encoding F-box protein At5g51380-like isoform X2 gives rise to the protein MPTSPEENPNPKVKSAAAAAKKKRRSSLSDIWNNKDAQALKQLVLQMRAQSVSNSTTPPSEPESDIQSLTQEDGEPTRFSSGPDYTAVLSDKLLLNVLSKLPEHQHISNSLVCKRWCKLSGKLVRSIKLLDWEFLESGRLSYRFPGLIDIDLVRACVKSRRNSGIVMSHRLVSVHLDSNSIHGGFVGKEGFLGQEVVDGGVKVLVEGCANLRRIVLINASVEGLGYLGEKCETLQELELHFSDDFALKGLFGCRNLQILKLVGCIDGLYNSMVSDIGLTILAQGCPRLLKLELVGCEGSYDGIKAIGQCCQMLEELILCDHRMDGGWLSALSFCSNLKTLKLQHCKVLDSCPGPDEHLGSCSTLDELHLHQCQLRDKQGVRALFLVCGTVRELVFGDCWGLENTIFAAASVCREKGGNEQCSDEINYNNNKPNVISQMGSGRVECTHTLTLP